One Candidatus Acidiferrales bacterium DNA window includes the following coding sequences:
- a CDS encoding M20/M25/M40 family metallo-hydrolase, whose amino-acid sequence MAKRYGYVVCFFLLAALPLVAQAPALSDMYAQIRAEETNNSKIMWIIHEVADVYGPRVTGTPNLKAADDWAVRTMTSWGLQNAHLEPWTFQPPTAATPVPGWENMELSAEAVGPFHGQLMVEPLAWTPSTQGTVTANVVMLVPPGLAAVGGGFGGRPGAAAPAAPSWAPPPMPQPQKEERPQQPTRAELDAYLNSMKDKVRGAIVLVGNHVEVPEEMDPAPMRRPEDEWKARFDPNNPQRNPFGNRPQPAPLGPGQLSRQEVARAVDQFLVDNGALVRINDAGRAHGVIVAQQNNTYDWSRTVPTLVMRNEDYGRISRIVADGTPVTLRINIQNKEYPEGTTVYNAIGEIPGTDKKDEIVMLGGHYDSWHDATGATDNGIGSSMMLEAVRILASLHVKPRRTIRVALWSGEEEGLLGSLAYVKQHFGSFEDPKPEYAKLDAYFNIDSGTGKPRGASVFGPADAVTMVRDALMPFQTWGFTGVSASASRATGGTDSTSFNNAGLPGIGLAQDPFDYGSFTHHTNLDTYERIYEEDVREGAVEIASAVYAVAMADQMVPRYKAEDMPKPVPEPGPGSLATPAQRAATGAGANK is encoded by the coding sequence TTGGCGAAACGCTATGGGTATGTAGTGTGCTTTTTTCTGCTGGCGGCGCTGCCGCTAGTGGCGCAGGCTCCGGCACTTTCCGACATGTACGCGCAAATTCGCGCCGAAGAGACGAATAATTCGAAGATTATGTGGATCATCCATGAAGTTGCCGATGTGTACGGTCCGCGCGTGACGGGCACACCGAATCTGAAGGCGGCGGATGATTGGGCGGTTCGGACGATGACTTCGTGGGGATTGCAAAACGCGCATCTGGAGCCGTGGACTTTTCAGCCGCCGACTGCAGCGACACCAGTCCCTGGATGGGAAAACATGGAACTCTCGGCGGAAGCTGTCGGGCCGTTTCACGGGCAATTAATGGTCGAGCCGCTGGCGTGGACGCCGAGCACGCAAGGCACAGTTACGGCGAATGTTGTGATGCTGGTCCCGCCGGGACTCGCCGCAGTCGGCGGCGGATTTGGCGGCAGGCCGGGTGCTGCTGCGCCCGCCGCGCCGTCTTGGGCGCCTCCACCAATGCCGCAGCCGCAGAAGGAAGAGCGCCCGCAACAGCCCACGCGCGCGGAACTTGACGCCTATCTGAATTCCATGAAGGACAAAGTTCGTGGGGCGATCGTGCTGGTGGGCAATCATGTGGAAGTGCCAGAAGAGATGGATCCCGCGCCGATGCGCCGACCGGAGGATGAATGGAAAGCGCGCTTTGATCCCAACAATCCGCAGCGCAACCCGTTCGGAAATCGCCCGCAGCCGGCACCGTTGGGGCCGGGACAATTGTCGCGGCAAGAAGTGGCGAGGGCGGTCGATCAGTTCCTGGTCGACAATGGAGCGCTGGTGCGGATCAACGACGCGGGCCGGGCACACGGAGTGATCGTGGCGCAACAGAACAATACGTACGACTGGTCGAGAACCGTGCCCACACTTGTGATGCGCAATGAGGATTATGGGCGCATCTCGCGCATCGTCGCCGATGGCACACCGGTGACGCTGCGCATCAACATTCAAAACAAGGAATACCCCGAGGGCACGACCGTCTATAACGCAATTGGCGAGATTCCCGGCACCGACAAGAAGGACGAAATTGTGATGCTAGGAGGCCACTACGATTCCTGGCATGACGCGACGGGCGCCACCGACAACGGTATCGGCTCGTCGATGATGCTGGAAGCAGTGCGAATACTGGCATCGCTTCACGTGAAACCGCGAAGAACGATTCGTGTGGCGCTGTGGAGCGGCGAAGAAGAGGGTTTGCTGGGCTCGCTCGCTTACGTCAAGCAGCACTTTGGCAGCTTCGAAGATCCCAAACCCGAGTACGCAAAACTGGACGCGTATTTCAACATTGATTCCGGCACAGGCAAGCCCCGCGGCGCGAGCGTATTTGGTCCCGCGGATGCGGTTACGATGGTTCGCGACGCGCTGATGCCGTTTCAAACTTGGGGATTCACGGGCGTGAGCGCAAGCGCGAGCCGGGCGACGGGCGGAACAGACAGCACTTCATTCAACAACGCGGGACTGCCGGGTATCGGCCTGGCGCAGGACCCATTTGACTACGGCAGCTTCACGCATCACACCAATCTGGACACGTATGAGCGGATTTACGAAGAGGACGTGCGCGAAGGCGCGGTGGAAATTGCATCGGCCGTGTACGCAGTGGCAATGGCCGATCAAATGGTACCTCGTTACAAGGCAG